A DNA window from Gigantopelta aegis isolate Gae_Host chromosome 4, Gae_host_genome, whole genome shotgun sequence contains the following coding sequences:
- the LOC121371416 gene encoding acylphosphatase-1-like, with protein MSSSKAPTATSVGPKLTLVDYEVFGTVQGVFFRKYTKKMADKLYLSGWVKNTDRKTVMGQLQGPEEKITVMKNWLKTEGSPRSKIRRCIFKNEYKLDAPLFHEFRIVLK; from the exons ATGTCTTCGAGTAAAGCGCCAACGGCAACGTCAGTGGGACCAAAGTTAACTTTAGTTGACTATGAAGTCTTTGGAACTGTCCAAG GTGTTTTCTTCAGAAAG TATACGAAGAAAATGGCAGACAAGCTCTATCTGTCTGGATGGGTGAAGAATACAGATAGGAAGACGGTTATGGGACAACTTCAAGGACCAGAAGAGAAGATCActgtaat GAAAAATTGGCTCAAGACAGAGGGAAGTCCAAGATCAAAAATTAGaagatgtatatttaaaaatgaatacaAGTTGGATGCACCATTGTTTCATGAGTTTCGAATCGTACTGAAGTAA